From Choloepus didactylus isolate mChoDid1 chromosome 25 unlocalized genomic scaffold, mChoDid1.pri SUPER_25_unloc1, whole genome shotgun sequence, a single genomic window includes:
- the LOC119525304 gene encoding phospholipid phosphatase 1-like yields the protein MGFLISIFTISLGEVLHVQSLQLNSWAFVNSMYVIVVYKQLGAFIFGSMVNCSLASIAKMTMGHLRPHFLAVCRPDPTSFNCDSGFISNYTCTGDPAEVLEARKSCSEHTSFGIYSMLYLMLYMQARYRGCKARLLRPTVQLFFLSLALCAGYIRTLDYWHHPRDMAVGFLQGALVAAWELSTSLASLTPKRSYSGRWQQPQALGSGPPLSSPFPLALPADHQQSWGRWPSGVCTARKLPPSTWVDPGSPPPKSALPQWPDTGNPIPHTPTPYNPPQPPHHHHHHHPPPLSPVPK from the exons ATGGGCTTCTTGATCTCCATCTTCACG ATCAGCCTGGGAGAGGTGCTGCACGTCCAGAGCCTGCAGCTGAACTCGTGGGCCTTCGTGAACAGCATGTATGTGATCGTGGTCTACAAGCAGCTGGGTGCCTTCATCTTTGGCAGCATGGTCAACTGCTCCCTGGCCAGCATCGCCAAGATGACCATGGGGCACCTGCGGCCCCACTTCCTGGCCGTGTGCCGGCCAGACCCGACCTCCTTCAACTGTGACAGCGGCTTTATCTCCAACTACACCTGCACTGGGGACCCCGCCGAGGTCCTCGAAGCCAG GAAGTCCTGTTCGGAGCACACCTCCTTCGGAATATACTCCATGTTGTATCTGATG CTCTACATGCAGGCTCGCTACCGCGGATGCAAGGCCAGACTCCTCCGGCCCACCGTGCAGCTCTTTTTCTTGAGCCTGGCGCTGTGTGCCGGCTACATCCGCACCCTGGATTACTGGCACCACCCCCGGGACATGGCTGTCGGATTCCTGCAGGGCGCCTTGGTGGCCGCCTGGGAA CTTTCTACATCGCTGGCCTCTTTGACGCCCAAAAGGAGCTACAGTGGCAGGTGGCAGCAGCCGCAGGCGCTAGGCAGCGGCCCGCCGCTTTCAAGCCCCTTCCCCCTTGCCCTCCCTGCTGATCATCAGCAGTCCTGGGGTAGATGGCCCAGCGGGGTCTGCACTGCCAGGAAGCTGCCCCCTTCCACGTGGGTGGATCCAGGAAGCCCACCCCCCAAATCAGCCCTCCCGCAGTGGCCTGACACAGGAAATCCCAttccacacacccccaccccctataACCCCCCAcaaccaccccaccaccaccaccaccatcacccaccACCCCTAAGCCCAGTCCCCAAATAA